The Lutibacter sp. A64 genome segment TAGCGATACACTAAAACACAAGTGTAATGAAAACATCAGACAAATCAGGTACAGCAAAGCGAACTCAAAAAGATTACTCGCTTTCTTTTAAACTTCAATTAGTTGAAGAAGTAGAACAAGGATTTTTAACAAAAACCCAAGCCAAGCGTAAATATGGTATTCAGGGAGACGCTACAGTAACCAAATGGTTGCAAAAATATGGTAACTTTGATTGGTAAAACCAAGTTCCAAAAACGATATCAAAAACTCCAGA includes the following:
- a CDS encoding transposase codes for the protein MKTSDKSGTAKRTQKDYSLSFKLQLVEEVEQGFLTKTQAKRKYGIQGDATVTKWLQKYGNFDW